The proteins below come from a single Kitasatospora sp. NBC_00315 genomic window:
- a CDS encoding shikimate dehydrogenase has translation MTSKHRAAVLGSPIAHSLSPALHRAAFRALGLERWSYDRFEVDEAGLPGFVAGLDEAEWAGLSLTMPLKRAVVPLLDEVSDTAVSVDAVNTLVFTADGRRTGHNTDVPGLVNALHERGIKSVPAAAVLGAGATASSALAALAQVCTGEVTVYVRSPERAREMAALGERLGLVLRTADWELGARALECPLTVSTTPAGATDVFTAGLPPAPGALFDVLYHPWPTELVRACADRGATVLGGLDLLVHQAVLQCELFTGVAEGPLAAIRTAGEAALAAA, from the coding sequence GTGACGAGCAAGCACAGGGCCGCGGTACTCGGTTCGCCCATCGCGCACTCGCTCTCGCCCGCGCTGCACCGGGCCGCCTTCCGGGCACTCGGCCTGGAGCGGTGGAGCTACGACCGCTTCGAGGTCGACGAGGCCGGGCTGCCCGGCTTCGTCGCCGGGCTGGACGAGGCCGAGTGGGCCGGGCTGTCGCTCACCATGCCGCTCAAGCGGGCGGTCGTGCCGCTGCTCGACGAGGTCAGCGACACCGCCGTGTCGGTGGACGCGGTGAACACCCTGGTGTTCACCGCGGACGGTCGCCGCACGGGTCACAACACCGACGTCCCCGGCCTGGTCAACGCGTTGCACGAGCGGGGCATCAAGAGTGTCCCGGCGGCCGCCGTGCTGGGCGCGGGGGCCACCGCCTCCTCCGCGCTGGCCGCGCTCGCCCAGGTCTGCACGGGCGAGGTGACCGTGTACGTCCGCAGTCCCGAGCGGGCCCGTGAGATGGCCGCGCTCGGCGAGCGGCTGGGCCTCGTCCTGCGCACCGCCGACTGGGAGCTGGGGGCCCGGGCGCTGGAGTGTCCGCTGACCGTCTCCACCACCCCGGCCGGGGCCACCGACGTGTTCACCGCCGGGCTGCCCCCGGCGCCCGGCGCGCTCTTCGACGTGCTGTACCACCCCTGGCCGACCGAGCTGGTGCGGGCCTGCGCTGATCGCGGCGCCACCGTGCTCGGCGGCCTCGACCTGCTGGTCCACCAGGCCGTCCTGCAGTGCGAGCTGTTCACCGGCGTCGCCGAGGGCCCGCTCGCGGCGATCCGTACGGCCGGCGAGGCGGCGCTCGCCGCGGCCTGA
- the mltG gene encoding endolytic transglycosylase MltG yields MTDQDFTPGLTPGHLGAPPVEPEGRPPGQGPAHEPPDPERLRTGLACGLTALALVAVFGGIGLAGYSWLQGQHKPPAADYAGGGVESSVVEVSVPQGAGLIQIAGALVRDGVVASTQAFSRAAATSSGAAGRIQPGTYTLHPKMSAAAALAVLVDPANANGLTIPEGWRVGQVYAAIDQKLKLDKGTTEHTAQEHLGELGLPDTANGSPEGYLFPATYSVTSDTTAVDLLKEMVQQAGKDFASEDIETVATTLGRTSYAVLTVASLVQGEADNSEDMAKVARVIYNRLAQNMPLQLDSTINYALGRSTLDTTVTDTKLDSPYNTYLHPGLPPTPISNPGRQAIRAAAEPAAGDWLYFVTVRPGDTRFTDSLEQQQRNVAEFNAIRAAQGSASPSGGQH; encoded by the coding sequence ATGACCGATCAGGACTTCACCCCCGGGCTCACCCCCGGCCACCTCGGCGCGCCCCCGGTCGAGCCGGAGGGCCGTCCGCCGGGCCAGGGCCCCGCGCACGAGCCCCCGGACCCGGAACGGCTGCGAACCGGGCTCGCCTGCGGGCTGACCGCCCTGGCCCTGGTCGCGGTCTTCGGCGGGATCGGGCTGGCCGGCTACTCGTGGCTGCAGGGCCAGCACAAGCCGCCCGCCGCCGACTACGCGGGCGGCGGGGTGGAGAGCAGCGTCGTCGAGGTCTCCGTCCCGCAGGGCGCGGGCCTGATCCAGATCGCCGGCGCGCTGGTCCGGGACGGGGTGGTGGCCAGCACCCAGGCGTTCAGCAGGGCGGCGGCCACCAGTTCGGGGGCGGCCGGGCGGATCCAGCCCGGCACGTACACCCTGCACCCGAAGATGTCGGCGGCCGCCGCGCTGGCCGTCCTGGTCGACCCGGCCAACGCCAACGGCCTGACCATCCCGGAGGGCTGGCGGGTCGGGCAGGTGTACGCGGCGATCGACCAGAAGCTGAAGCTCGACAAGGGCACCACCGAGCACACCGCGCAGGAGCACCTCGGTGAGCTGGGTCTGCCGGACACCGCCAACGGCAGTCCCGAGGGCTACCTCTTCCCCGCCACCTACAGTGTGACCAGCGACACCACGGCGGTGGACCTGCTCAAGGAGATGGTCCAGCAGGCCGGCAAGGACTTCGCCAGCGAGGACATCGAGACGGTCGCCACGACCCTGGGCCGGACGTCCTACGCGGTGCTGACCGTCGCCAGCCTGGTCCAGGGCGAGGCCGACAACTCCGAGGACATGGCCAAGGTCGCCCGGGTGATCTACAACCGGCTGGCCCAGAACATGCCGCTGCAGCTCGACTCGACCATCAACTACGCGCTCGGCCGCAGCACCCTGGACACCACCGTGACGGACACCAAGCTGGACTCCCCGTACAACACCTACCTGCACCCGGGACTGCCGCCCACGCCGATCTCCAACCCCGGCCGGCAGGCGATCCGGGCCGCCGCGGAGCCGGCCGCCGGGGACTGGCTCTACTTCGTCACCGTCCGGCCGGGCGACACCCGCTTCACCGACAGTCTGGAGCAACAGCAGCGCAACGTGGCCGAGTTCAACGCGATCCGGGCCGCGCAGGGCAGCGCGTCCCCGAGCGGCGGGCAGCACTGA
- the mltG gene encoding endolytic transglycosylase MltG, translating into MTDLGRGYGSQGSEPWLPGDPAYGGQQQPPPTPQDGAWQQQPDPVQQGYPQQQGQQYGQAQQQYGQQGYPQQPSPQQQGQQQGQQQYGQAHQQQYGQQGYPQQGQQQYGQGQQQYGQQGYPQQPNPVQQGYPQQQGRQQPPVQPNPMQQAGRPYGQGPQQFGQQGTAPNPAQQPPAQPGRPQFGQQQRPVPQARAQAAEPVSAGPGPDGIDWEAEAAALEAGAPVEAAPAEEDWAGHDDGYQDEHEDEHAGGFLGEEDTSREAQRKRKEKGKKSGRRNGGACLLVALVLMGGVAGGGWWGYGFYQSHFGPPPDYQGDGSGSVNVEIKSGSSGGQMGVALKAAGVVKSVEAFSTAFGKNPKSGGIQEGFYTMKRGMSAEAAVKLLVDSAGGDTLILQEGLSAAEIYAKIDAKLKQPNGTTAAVAKAQVADLGLPAFANGNPEGFLFPTRYGVAEGMKPLDLLKQMVQKASAEYNGLKLDDAAKQVGLKNAYEVVIEASILQKEGNNSQDFGKMARTIQNRLANDAQTQHRLGMDTTLQYSLGRKELTQKEMDDASNKYNTYINPGLPPTPISNPGEDAINAVLHPADGKWLFFIAMSPSNTRFAETYAEHLVNVQEYCTNAGQGFDKVRGHCTTK; encoded by the coding sequence ATGACTGATCTTGGTCGGGGCTACGGCTCCCAGGGATCCGAGCCGTGGCTCCCCGGTGATCCGGCGTACGGCGGTCAGCAGCAGCCGCCCCCCACCCCGCAGGACGGTGCCTGGCAGCAGCAGCCCGACCCGGTGCAGCAGGGCTACCCGCAGCAGCAGGGCCAGCAGTACGGGCAGGCGCAGCAGCAGTACGGCCAGCAGGGCTACCCGCAGCAGCCGAGCCCCCAGCAGCAGGGCCAGCAGCAGGGGCAGCAGCAGTACGGGCAGGCGCATCAGCAGCAGTACGGCCAGCAGGGCTACCCGCAGCAGGGCCAGCAGCAGTACGGGCAGGGGCAGCAGCAGTACGGGCAGCAGGGCTACCCGCAGCAGCCGAATCCGGTGCAGCAGGGCTACCCGCAGCAGCAGGGCCGCCAGCAGCCTCCCGTGCAGCCGAACCCGATGCAGCAGGCCGGCCGGCCCTACGGCCAGGGCCCGCAGCAGTTCGGGCAGCAGGGCACGGCACCGAACCCGGCGCAGCAGCCCCCGGCGCAGCCCGGCCGGCCGCAGTTCGGCCAGCAGCAGCGTCCCGTCCCGCAGGCCCGCGCGCAGGCGGCGGAGCCGGTGTCCGCAGGCCCGGGCCCGGACGGCATCGACTGGGAGGCCGAGGCCGCCGCGCTGGAGGCCGGCGCCCCCGTCGAGGCCGCGCCCGCCGAGGAGGACTGGGCCGGGCACGACGACGGCTACCAGGACGAGCACGAGGACGAGCACGCCGGTGGCTTCCTCGGCGAGGAGGACACCTCCCGCGAGGCCCAGCGCAAGCGCAAGGAGAAGGGCAAGAAGTCCGGCCGCCGCAACGGCGGCGCCTGCCTGCTGGTCGCGCTCGTGCTGATGGGCGGCGTCGCGGGCGGCGGCTGGTGGGGCTACGGCTTCTACCAGAGCCACTTCGGGCCGCCGCCCGACTACCAGGGCGACGGCTCCGGTTCGGTGAACGTGGAGATCAAGTCGGGTTCCTCGGGCGGCCAGATGGGCGTCGCGCTGAAGGCCGCGGGCGTGGTCAAGAGCGTCGAGGCCTTCTCCACCGCCTTCGGGAAGAACCCCAAGTCCGGCGGCATCCAGGAGGGCTTCTACACGATGAAGCGCGGGATGTCCGCCGAGGCCGCCGTCAAGCTGCTGGTCGACTCGGCCGGCGGCGACACCCTGATCCTTCAGGAGGGTCTCAGCGCGGCCGAGATCTACGCCAAGATCGACGCCAAGCTGAAGCAGCCCAACGGCACCACCGCGGCCGTCGCCAAGGCCCAGGTGGCCGATCTCGGGCTGCCCGCCTTCGCCAACGGCAACCCCGAGGGCTTCCTCTTCCCGACCCGCTACGGTGTGGCCGAGGGCATGAAGCCGCTGGACCTGCTGAAGCAGATGGTCCAGAAGGCCTCGGCGGAGTACAACGGGCTGAAGCTGGACGACGCCGCGAAGCAGGTCGGGCTCAAGAACGCCTACGAGGTGGTCATCGAGGCCAGCATCCTCCAGAAGGAGGGCAACAACTCGCAGGACTTCGGCAAGATGGCCCGCACGATCCAGAACCGCCTGGCGAACGACGCGCAGACGCAGCACCGGCTCGGAATGGACACCACCCTCCAGTACTCGCTGGGTCGCAAGGAGCTGACCCAGAAGGAGATGGACGACGCCTCCAACAAGTACAACACCTACATCAACCCGGGCCTGCCGCCGACGCCGATCTCCAACCCGGGCGAGGACGCGATCAACGCGGTGCTCCACCCGGCGGACGGCAAGTGGCTGTTCTTCATCGCGATGTCGCCCTCGAACACCCGCTTCGCGGAGACCTACGCGGAGCATCTGGTGAACGTGCAGGAGTACTGCACCAACGCCGGCCAGGGTTTCGACAAGGTACGCGGGCACTGCACCACCAAGTAG
- the aroC gene encoding chorismate synthase: MGTLRWLTAGESHGPALVATLEGLPAGVPVTTELVADALARRRLGYGRGARMKFEQDEVTFLGGVRHGLTMGSPVAVMVGNTEWPKWEQVMSADPVDAEILAGLARNEALTRPRPGHADLAGMQKYSIDEARPILERASARETAARVALGAVARSYLKETCGIELVSHVVELAAAKAPAGVLPLPSDEARLDEDPVRCLDADASKRMVAEIDQAHKDGDTLGGVVEVLAYGLPPGLGSHVHWDRRLDARLAAALMGIQAIKGVEVGDGFELARIPGSQAHDEIIPTAEGVKRATGRSGGTEGGLSTGELLRVRAAMKPIATVPRALQTLDVRTGEPAKAHHQRSDVCAVPAAGIVAEAMVALVLADAVSEKFGGDNVSETRRNVQGYLDHLIVR; encoded by the coding sequence TTGGGTACGTTGCGCTGGCTGACGGCGGGGGAGTCGCACGGCCCCGCACTCGTCGCGACGCTGGAGGGCCTGCCCGCAGGCGTGCCGGTGACCACCGAGCTGGTGGCCGACGCACTGGCGCGCCGCCGGCTGGGCTACGGCCGCGGCGCCCGGATGAAGTTCGAGCAGGACGAGGTGACCTTCCTCGGCGGTGTCCGGCACGGCCTGACGATGGGCAGCCCGGTCGCAGTCATGGTGGGCAACACCGAGTGGCCCAAGTGGGAGCAGGTGATGTCGGCCGACCCGGTCGACGCCGAGATCCTGGCGGGCCTGGCCCGCAACGAGGCGCTGACCCGCCCCCGGCCCGGCCACGCCGACCTGGCCGGCATGCAGAAGTACTCGATCGACGAGGCCCGCCCGATCCTGGAGCGCGCCAGCGCCCGGGAGACGGCCGCCCGGGTCGCGCTGGGCGCCGTCGCCCGCTCCTACCTCAAGGAGACCTGCGGCATCGAGCTGGTCTCGCACGTGGTGGAGCTGGCCGCCGCCAAGGCCCCGGCCGGTGTGCTGCCGCTGCCCTCGGACGAGGCCCGCCTCGACGAGGACCCGGTGCGCTGCCTGGACGCGGACGCCTCCAAGCGGATGGTGGCCGAGATCGACCAGGCCCACAAGGACGGCGACACCCTGGGCGGCGTCGTCGAGGTGCTCGCGTACGGCCTGCCGCCGGGCCTCGGCTCGCACGTGCACTGGGACCGCCGGCTGGACGCACGGCTCGCCGCCGCGCTGATGGGCATTCAGGCGATCAAGGGCGTCGAGGTCGGCGACGGCTTCGAGCTGGCCCGCATCCCGGGCTCGCAGGCGCACGACGAGATCATCCCGACCGCGGAGGGCGTCAAGCGCGCCACCGGCCGCTCCGGCGGCACCGAGGGCGGTCTCTCCACCGGTGAGCTGCTGCGGGTGCGCGCCGCGATGAAGCCGATCGCGACCGTGCCGCGCGCGCTGCAGACCCTGGACGTGCGCACCGGTGAGCCGGCCAAGGCGCACCACCAGCGCTCCGACGTCTGTGCCGTCCCGGCGGCGGGCATCGTCGCCGAGGCGATGGTGGCCCTGGTGCTGGCCGACGCGGTGAGCGAGAAGTTCGGCGGCGACAACGTCTCCGAGACCCGCCGCAACGTGCAGGGCTACCTCGACCACCTGATCGTCCGATGA